The following are encoded together in the Robertmurraya sp. FSL R5-0851 genome:
- a CDS encoding small, acid-soluble spore protein, alpha/beta type: MSRRRGMMSEGFKEELAKELGFYDVVQKEGWGGIKAKDAGNMVKRAIEIAQQQLTEKR; encoded by the coding sequence GTGAGCAGAAGAAGAGGGATGATGTCAGAAGGATTTAAAGAGGAACTAGCGAAGGAGCTAGGATTTTATGATGTCGTTCAAAAAGAAGGTTGGGGTGGCATTAAAGCGAAAGACGCTGGCAACATGGTCAAGCGTGCGATCGAAATAGCGCAACAGCAGTTAACGGAAAAGCGCTAA
- a CDS encoding RidA family protein, with the protein MKVVQTNEAPAAIGPYSQGIVVNNMFYSSGQIPLTAEGDLLQGDVKEQTHQVFKNLQAVLKEAGATLETVVKATVFIKNMDEFAAVNEVYGEYFSVHKPARSCVEVARLPKDVLVEIEVIALVK; encoded by the coding sequence ATGAAAGTAGTTCAAACAAATGAAGCACCAGCAGCTATCGGGCCATATTCTCAAGGTATCGTTGTAAACAATATGTTTTATAGCTCTGGTCAGATTCCTTTAACTGCCGAGGGTGATTTACTTCAAGGAGATGTAAAAGAACAAACACATCAAGTATTTAAAAACTTACAGGCTGTCCTTAAAGAAGCAGGAGCAACGCTCGAAACAGTAGTAAAGGCAACGGTATTTATTAAAAACATGGATGAATTTGCTGCAGTAAATGAAGTGTATGGAGAATATTTTTCTGTACATAAGCCAGCTCGTTCTTGTGTGGAAGTGGCAAGATTGCCGAAGGATGTATTAGTAGAAATCGAAGTAATTGCACTCGTCAAATAA
- the ispE gene encoding 4-(cytidine 5'-diphospho)-2-C-methyl-D-erythritol kinase, with protein MKLLIKAPAKINLSLDVLHKRSDGFHEVEMIMTTIDLADRVELTFLEEDAIRINSQNRFVPDDQRNLAFQAAKLLKERFQVKAGVHISIEKNIPVAAGLAGGSSDAAATLRGLNKLWKLNLTLDELAELGSEIGSDVSFCVYGGTALAKGRGEKITQLPPPPTCWVVLAKPFIGVSTADVYRRLELSGISHPNLPAMVEAIKEGSFNGVCDNVGNVLEEVTLKLYPEVAQIKDQMQRFGADAVLMSGSGPTVFALVHHDSRMHRLYNGLRGFCDQVFAVRMLGERHTLD; from the coding sequence TTGAAGCTTTTAATAAAAGCTCCTGCAAAGATCAATTTATCGTTAGATGTATTACATAAACGATCAGATGGGTTTCATGAAGTAGAAATGATCATGACAACGATAGACCTTGCTGATCGAGTCGAACTAACCTTTTTAGAAGAGGATGCGATACGAATCAACTCTCAAAATCGGTTTGTTCCAGACGATCAACGGAATCTAGCCTTTCAAGCAGCAAAGCTGTTGAAAGAAAGGTTTCAAGTGAAAGCTGGAGTTCATATTTCTATTGAGAAAAATATTCCTGTTGCCGCAGGATTGGCGGGTGGAAGCAGTGATGCAGCCGCAACGCTAAGAGGGTTAAACAAGCTTTGGAAATTGAATTTAACTTTGGACGAGCTTGCGGAATTAGGCTCTGAGATTGGGTCGGATGTGTCCTTTTGTGTTTACGGTGGAACGGCGTTAGCAAAAGGACGTGGAGAAAAGATTACACAACTTCCTCCACCTCCTACTTGTTGGGTAGTTTTAGCAAAGCCATTTATCGGCGTTTCAACAGCAGACGTGTATAGAAGGCTTGAATTAAGTGGAATAAGTCATCCTAACCTACCTGCAATGGTCGAGGCGATTAAAGAAGGAAGCTTTAATGGTGTGTGTGACAATGTAGGAAATGTGCTCGAAGAAGTCACTTTGAAGCTTTATCCGGAGGTTGCTCAAATCAAGGATCAAATGCAAAGATTTGGCGCCGATGCAGTACTGATGAGCGGAAGCGGTCCAACTGTTTTTGCCCTTGTTCACCATGATTCAAGAATGCACCGACTGTATAATGGGCTGAGAGGATTTTGTGACCAGGTTTTTGCTGTACGCATGCTAGGAGAACGACATACCCTTGATTAA
- the glmU gene encoding bifunctional UDP-N-acetylglucosamine diphosphorylase/glucosamine-1-phosphate N-acetyltransferase GlmU: MSNRYAVVLAAGQGTRMKSKLYKVLHPVGGKPMVQHVIDHVKKLNINSIVTVIGHGAELVKAQLGDESSYVLQEQQLGTAHAVMQARDILKDKEGITIVVCGDTPLIKETTMEALFKHHEETSAKVTILTAWTNDPTGYGRIIRNEDGSVEKIVEHKDATNEERLVKEINTGTYCFDNKALFEALTNVSNDNVQGEYYLPDVIEILKNAGEIVTAYQTEDFEETLGVNDRVALAEAERIFKERTNEWHMRNGVTIIDPSSTYIGPDVEIGQDTILYPGTILAGRTVIGEDCIIGPQTEIHNCKIGKGTAIRQSVAFDSEIGNEVAIGPFAHIRPQSSIHDEVKIGNFVEIKKAVFGKGSKASHLSYIGDAEVGSNVNIGCGSITVNYDGKNKYLTKIEDNVFIGCNSNLVAPVRVGEGAYVAAGSTITEDVPGEALAIARAKQVNKEAYVSKLNSKKK, from the coding sequence ATGTCGAATCGGTATGCGGTAGTATTAGCCGCAGGTCAAGGAACTAGGATGAAATCAAAACTGTACAAAGTTCTTCATCCTGTTGGTGGTAAGCCTATGGTGCAGCATGTAATTGATCATGTGAAAAAGCTTAATATAAACAGCATTGTAACAGTTATTGGACACGGAGCGGAACTTGTGAAAGCACAGCTAGGCGATGAAAGTAGCTATGTGCTTCAAGAGCAACAGCTTGGAACAGCACATGCTGTTATGCAAGCAAGGGATATACTAAAGGATAAAGAAGGCATTACCATTGTTGTATGTGGAGATACTCCTCTAATTAAGGAAACGACGATGGAAGCATTGTTTAAGCATCATGAAGAGACTTCTGCTAAAGTAACGATTTTAACAGCATGGACCAATGATCCTACAGGCTATGGACGTATTATTAGAAACGAAGATGGATCGGTTGAGAAAATCGTTGAGCATAAAGATGCAACGAATGAAGAACGCTTAGTAAAAGAGATTAATACGGGAACGTATTGCTTTGACAATAAAGCCCTCTTTGAGGCACTTACAAATGTTTCAAATGATAACGTCCAAGGGGAGTACTATTTACCAGATGTTATTGAAATTCTCAAAAATGCTGGAGAAATAGTAACAGCTTATCAAACAGAAGATTTTGAAGAAACATTGGGCGTTAATGACCGAGTAGCGTTAGCTGAAGCGGAACGAATCTTTAAAGAACGTACGAATGAGTGGCATATGCGTAACGGTGTGACAATCATTGATCCTTCAAGTACATATATTGGTCCAGATGTAGAAATTGGTCAAGATACTATTCTTTACCCTGGAACGATATTAGCAGGAAGAACAGTGATTGGAGAAGATTGTATTATTGGTCCACAGACTGAAATTCACAATTGTAAAATTGGCAAAGGAACGGCTATCCGTCAGTCAGTAGCTTTCGATAGTGAAATTGGTAATGAGGTTGCCATTGGTCCTTTTGCGCATATAAGACCTCAATCGAGTATTCATGATGAAGTGAAAATAGGTAACTTTGTTGAAATCAAGAAAGCGGTATTCGGCAAAGGAAGTAAGGCTTCCCATCTAAGCTATATTGGAGATGCTGAAGTTGGTAGCAATGTAAACATTGGTTGTGGATCGATTACGGTGAACTATGATGGGAAAAATAAGTACTTAACAAAAATTGAAGACAATGTATTTATTGGTTGTAATTCAAACCTTGTAGCTCCAGTTAGAGTAGGAGAAGGGGCGTATGTAGCAGCTGGGTCAACCATCACTGAAGATGTCCCAGGAGAAGCACTCGCTATAGCTAGAGCAAAACAAGTTAACAAAGAAGCTTACGTATCAAAATTAAATAGCAAAAAGAAATAA
- the spoVG gene encoding septation regulator SpoVG, which translates to MEVTDVRLRRVNTDGRMRAIASITLDNEFVVHDIRVIDGNNGLFVAMPSKRTPDGEFRDIAHPINSGTRGKIQEAVLAEYHRLGELEVEFEEAGAS; encoded by the coding sequence ATGGAAGTAACAGACGTAAGATTACGCCGCGTTAATACAGACGGACGTATGAGAGCAATCGCATCCATTACGCTTGATAATGAGTTTGTTGTTCACGATATCCGCGTGATAGACGGAAATAACGGATTATTCGTTGCTATGCCTAGTAAACGCACACCAGATGGAGAGTTTCGCGATATCGCTCATCCGATTAATTCAGGTACACGTGGGAAGATTCAAGAAGCAGTATTAGCTGAGTACCACCGTTTAGGTGAATTAGAAGTTGAATTTGAAGAAGCTGGAGCTTCCTAA
- the purR gene encoding pur operon repressor: MKFRRSERLVDMTNYLLEHPQQLVSLSFFSERYGSAKSSISEDLAIIKETFEKRGIGTLKTVPGASGGVKFTVKVSDGEARPIINELCGLIADPDRLLPGGYLYMTDILGDPAIVQKAGRLLASAFTEEKIDLVMTVATKGIPLAYAVASHLNVPVVIVRRDNKVTEGSTVSINYVSGSTGRIQTMVLSKRSMDQGANVLIVDDFMKAGGTVNGMISMLNEFNANLAGIAVLVEAEKIEERLVDDYLSLVKLSDVDVKEKQIQVNEGNYFLHKQEELI, encoded by the coding sequence ATGAAGTTTCGTCGAAGCGAAAGGTTAGTAGATATGACGAATTATTTGCTTGAGCACCCCCAGCAATTAGTTTCACTTTCTTTCTTTTCAGAAAGGTATGGTTCCGCTAAATCATCTATCAGTGAAGATTTAGCAATCATTAAAGAGACTTTTGAGAAAAGAGGAATCGGGACGCTGAAAACGGTTCCTGGAGCATCAGGTGGTGTGAAGTTTACTGTAAAAGTATCAGATGGGGAAGCCAGGCCAATTATTAACGAATTATGCGGCCTAATTGCTGATCCTGATCGGCTGTTACCGGGTGGATATCTGTATATGACAGATATATTAGGAGATCCAGCGATTGTTCAAAAGGCTGGCCGCTTACTTGCTTCTGCTTTTACAGAGGAGAAAATTGATCTGGTTATGACAGTTGCAACGAAGGGAATTCCTTTGGCATATGCGGTTGCAAGTCATTTAAATGTGCCGGTTGTTATTGTGCGCCGAGATAATAAAGTAACTGAGGGTTCCACAGTAAGTATTAACTATGTGTCAGGATCAACAGGACGAATTCAAACGATGGTTCTTTCGAAACGCAGTATGGATCAAGGGGCTAATGTTTTAATTGTTGATGATTTTATGAAAGCAGGCGGAACCGTTAACGGAATGATTAGTATGTTGAATGAGTTTAATGCTAATTTAGCTGGTATTGCCGTACTCGTGGAAGCAGAGAAAATTGAAGAGAGACTAGTGGATGATTATTTATCCTTAGTAAAGCTTTCGGATGTGGATGTAAAAGAAAAGCAAATCCAAGTGAATGAAGGAAATTATTTTTTACATAAACAGGAGGAGTTAATATGA